Proteins from a genomic interval of Helicobacter pylori Shi112:
- a CDS encoding DNA repair protein RecN, which translates to MRDFNNAQITRLKVRQNAVFEKLDLEFKDGLSAISGASGVGKSVLIASLLGAFGLKESNASSIEVELIAPFLDTEEYGIFREDEHEPLVISVIKKEKTRYFLNQTSLSKNTLKALLKGLIKRLSNDRFSQNELNDILMLSLLDGYIQNQNKAFSPLLGALEEKFTRLEKLEKERRLLEDKKRFQKDLEERLNFEKMKLEKLDLKEDEYERLLEQKKLLSSKEKLNDKIALALEVLENTHKITHALESVGHSAEFLKSALLEASTLLEKEQAKLEECERLDIEKVLERLGMLSGIIKDYGSITHAKERLGHVKNELHNLKEIDNHCETYHKEIEQLKTECLKLCEEISGFRKEYLVGFNALLSAKAKDLLLKSPSLVLEEAPMSEKGAQKLVLNLQNSQLETLSSGEYSRLRLAFMLLEMEFLKDFKGVLVLDEMDSNLSGEESLAVSKALETLSSHSQIFAISHQVHIPALAKNHILVFKENHKSLAKTLNNEERVLEIARMIGGSENIESAISFAKEKLKAQE; encoded by the coding sequence ATGCGAGATTTTAATAACGCTCAAATCACACGCTTAAAAGTGCGTCAAAACGCTGTTTTTGAAAAATTGGATTTGGAGTTTAAAGACGGCTTGAGCGCGATTAGTGGGGCTAGTGGGGTGGGAAAAAGCGTTCTTATTGCGAGCCTTTTAGGGGCGTTTGGGCTTAAAGAGAGCAACGCTTCAAGCATTGAAGTGGAATTGATTGCGCCTTTTTTAGACACTGAAGAATACGGTATTTTTAGAGAAGATGAGCATGAACCCTTAGTCATCAGCGTGATCAAAAAAGAAAAAACGCGCTATTTTTTAAACCAAACAAGCCTGTCTAAAAACACGCTCAAAGCGTTATTAAAAGGTTTGATCAAACGCCTATCTAACGACAGATTCAGCCAGAATGAACTCAATGATATTTTAATGCTCTCCTTACTGGATGGCTATATCCAAAACCAAAACAAGGCGTTTAGCCCCCTTTTAGGCGCGCTTGAAGAAAAATTCACCCGTTTAGAGAAGCTAGAAAAAGAAAGGCGATTATTAGAAGATAAAAAGCGTTTCCAAAAGGATTTAGAAGAGCGTTTGAATTTTGAAAAAATGAAATTAGAGAAACTGGATTTAAAAGAAGATGAATACGAACGCCTTTTAGAGCAAAAAAAATTGCTTTCCAGTAAGGAAAAATTGAACGATAAAATCGCTCTGGCGTTAGAGGTGCTAGAAAATACCCACAAAATCACGCATGCTTTAGAGAGCGTGGGCCATAGCGCTGAATTTTTAAAAAGCGCTTTATTAGAAGCGAGCACTCTATTGGAAAAAGAGCAGGCTAAATTAGAAGAGTGCGAGCGTTTGGATATTGAAAAAGTGCTAGAAAGGCTTGGCATGCTAAGTGGGATCATTAAGGATTACGGGAGCATTACGCATGCTAAAGAACGATTAGGGCATGTTAAAAACGAATTGCATAACCTAAAAGAAATTGATAACCATTGCGAAACTTACCACAAAGAAATAGAGCAACTAAAAACCGAATGCTTGAAATTGTGCGAAGAAATAAGCGGCTTTAGAAAAGAGTATTTAGTCGGTTTTAACGCTCTTTTAAGCGCTAAAGCGAAAGATTTGCTCCTAAAAAGCCCTAGTTTGGTTTTAGAAGAAGCCCCAATGAGCGAAAAAGGCGCTCAAAAACTCGTTTTGAATTTGCAAAATTCCCAATTAGAAACCTTAAGCTCTGGAGAATACAGCCGTTTGAGGTTGGCGTTCATGCTTTTAGAAATGGAGTTTTTAAAGGATTTTAAAGGCGTCTTGGTGTTAGATGAAATGGATTCTAATTTGAGCGGCGAAGAGAGTTTGGCGGTTTCTAAAGCCCTTGAAACCTTAAGCAGCCATTCCCAAATCTTTGCCATTTCGCACCAAGTCCATATCCCAGCGCTCGCTAAAAACCATATTTTAGTCTTCAAAGAAAACCACAAAAGCCTCGCCAAAACCCTTAATAACGAAGAAAGGGTTTTAGAAATCGCGCGCATGATAGGGGGGAGCGAGAATATAGAGAGCGCGATTTCTTTCGCTAAAGAAAAATTAAAGGCGCAAGAATGA
- a CDS encoding DUF814 domain-containing protein produces the protein MKFFLLKKFSEFLNAQTHFNLKRLSASSFLLETFSKEKHTFVVDLNEPYIGLSKKPPESVLKNTLALDFCLNKFTKNAKILQANIVDNDRILEITGAKDLAYKSENFILRLEMIPKKANLMILDKEKCVIEAFRFNDRVAKNDILGALPLNTYEHQEKDLDFKGLLDILEKDFLSYQHKELEHKKNHIIKRLNMQKERLKEKLEKLEDPKNLQLEAKELQTQASLLLTYQHLINKHESRVVLKDFEDKECAIEIDKSMPLNAFINKKFTLSKKKKQKSQFLYLEEENLKEKIAFKENQINYVKGAQEESVLEMFMPVKNSKIKRPMSGYEVLYYKDFKIGLGKNQKENIKLLQDARANDLWMHVRDIPGSHLIVFCQKNTPKDEIIMELAKMLIKMQKDVFNSYEIDYTQRKFVKIIRGANVIYSKYRTISLKDT, from the coding sequence ATGAAATTTTTTCTTTTAAAGAAATTCAGCGAATTTTTAAACGCTCAAACGCATTTTAACCTCAAACGCTTGAGCGCATCTAGTTTTTTATTAGAGACTTTTTCTAAAGAAAAACACACCTTTGTTGTAGATTTGAATGAGCCTTATATCGGTTTGTCAAAAAAACCCCCAGAGAGCGTTTTAAAAAACACCCTAGCGTTAGATTTTTGTTTGAATAAATTCACTAAAAACGCCAAAATCTTACAAGCAAACATCGTTGATAACGATCGGATTTTAGAAATCACAGGCGCTAAAGATTTGGCTTATAAGAGTGAAAATTTTATTTTGCGTTTAGAAATGATCCCTAAAAAAGCCAACCTCATGATTTTAGATAAAGAAAAATGCGTGATAGAAGCCTTTCGTTTTAATGACAGGGTCGCTAAAAACGATATTTTAGGGGCATTGCCTCTTAATACATATGAGCATCAAGAAAAGGATTTGGATTTTAAGGGATTGTTAGACATTTTAGAAAAAGATTTTTTATCCTATCAGCATAAAGAATTAGAACACAAAAAAAATCACATCATCAAGCGATTGAATATGCAAAAAGAACGCTTGAAAGAAAAATTAGAAAAACTAGAAGATCCTAAAAATTTACAATTGGAAGCGAAAGAATTGCAAACTCAAGCTTCGCTATTGCTCACTTACCAGCATTTAATCAATAAGCATGAAAGTCGCGTGGTTTTAAAGGATTTTGAAGATAAAGAATGTGCGATTGAAATTGATAAGAGCATGCCCTTAAACGCTTTTATCAATAAAAAATTCACTCTCAGCAAAAAAAAGAAACAAAAATCGCAATTCTTGTATTTAGAAGAAGAGAATCTAAAAGAAAAAATCGCTTTTAAAGAAAATCAAATTAATTATGTTAAAGGAGCACAAGAAGAAAGCGTTTTAGAAATGTTTATGCCGGTAAAAAATTCTAAAATCAAACGCCCGATGAGCGGGTATGAAGTGCTGTATTATAAGGATTTTAAAATCGGTTTAGGGAAAAACCAAAAAGAAAATATCAAACTCTTACAAGACGCAAGAGCGAATGATTTATGGATGCATGTAAGAGATATTCCTGGATCGCATTTGATCGTTTTTTGCCAAAAGAATACGCCCAAAGATGAGATCATTATGGAATTAGCCAAAATGTTGATTAAAATGCAAAAAGATGTGTTTAATAGTTACGAAATTGACTACACGCAACGAAAATTTGTCAAAATCATCAGAGGAGCTAATGTCATTTACTCAAAATACCGAACTATTAGTCTAAAGGACACTTAA